From the Streptomyces sp. Tu 2975 genome, one window contains:
- a CDS encoding SPW repeat protein — MTTHADIEQHPDLAEMRSRFERATSTPRAQAVETLGLVTGVFLAASPWIVGFSGLTNLAVSNLITGIAFALCMGGFSSAYERTHAMAWAACAIGAWTIIAPWVVAGAMDTTRSVVSNIIVGAVALICGLAMAAAAGGRGGGGRRRGPA, encoded by the coding sequence ATGACCACCCACGCAGACATAGAGCAACACCCGGACCTGGCCGAGATGCGTTCCCGCTTCGAGCGGGCGACCAGCACTCCACGCGCCCAGGCGGTGGAGACGCTGGGCCTTGTCACCGGCGTCTTCCTGGCGGCATCACCATGGATTGTCGGCTTCAGCGGACTGACCAACCTGGCCGTGTCCAACCTGATCACCGGTATCGCCTTCGCCCTGTGCATGGGCGGCTTCAGCTCCGCGTACGAGCGCACCCACGCCATGGCATGGGCGGCATGTGCCATCGGCGCATGGACGATCATCGCCCCCTGGGTCGTCGCCGGTGCGATGGACACGACCCGCAGTGTCGTCAGCAACATCATCGTCGGTGCGGTCGCCCTGATCTGCGGCCTGGCCATGGCCGCTGCGGCAGGCGGACGGGGTGGCGGCGGTCGCAGGCGCGGCCCCGCCTGA
- a CDS encoding MFS transporter, with protein sequence MALFVIASCQLMVVLDITIVNIALPHIQSSLDFSTTSLSWVVNAYTLTFGGLLLLGGRIGDILGRRRVFIFGVLLFVLASLLGGLAQNSGQLLAARALQGVGGAIASPTSLALITTTFTEGPARNRAFGVFAAVSAGGGAIGLLAGGMLVEWLDWRWVLFVNVPIGLLIAIATPRWIKESERRPGHFDVAGALTSTLGMVALVYGFIRAAQEGWRDSWTLASFGAALVLLGAFIAVERRSKQPITPLHMFADRNRAGTYGMMLALAAAMFGMFFFLTLFVQNVLGFGPLRAGLAFLPVSVVITIGAGLASQLLPRYGPKPFMVTGAVLAAAGLAWLTLTDINSTYAGSILGPMLVFSLGMGMQFVSLTLMALSNVPVHESGAASGLLNATQQVGGSLGLSILVTVFGTASTNEAKDLIPRFMAEATPAERLAFQRTGELPSPWADQVLTSGVSAAFIMAAIFAVLAALIALLVIQVRPSDLERLKGGVTPGPGA encoded by the coding sequence ATGGCACTGTTCGTCATCGCTTCCTGCCAGCTGATGGTGGTTCTCGACATCACCATCGTGAACATCGCTCTGCCACACATCCAGAGCTCCCTGGACTTCTCCACCACCAGCCTGTCGTGGGTGGTCAACGCCTACACGCTCACCTTCGGCGGTCTGCTGCTCCTCGGCGGCCGGATCGGTGACATCCTCGGCAGGCGGCGCGTCTTCATCTTCGGCGTGCTGCTCTTCGTGCTGGCGTCCCTGCTCGGCGGACTCGCCCAGAACTCCGGCCAGTTGCTCGCCGCCCGCGCCCTCCAGGGCGTCGGCGGCGCGATCGCCTCGCCGACGTCGCTCGCGCTGATCACCACCACGTTCACCGAGGGCCCCGCACGCAACCGGGCGTTCGGCGTCTTCGCGGCCGTGTCCGCGGGCGGCGGGGCCATCGGCCTGCTCGCCGGCGGCATGCTCGTCGAATGGCTCGACTGGCGCTGGGTGCTGTTCGTCAACGTGCCGATCGGTCTGCTCATCGCCATCGCCACGCCCCGCTGGATCAAGGAGTCGGAGCGCCGTCCCGGCCACTTCGACGTCGCCGGTGCGCTGACGTCCACGCTCGGCATGGTGGCACTGGTCTACGGCTTCATCCGTGCCGCACAGGAGGGCTGGCGCGACAGCTGGACACTGGCGTCCTTCGGCGCCGCCCTGGTGCTGCTCGGCGCGTTCATCGCCGTCGAAAGGCGCTCGAAACAGCCGATCACGCCGCTGCACATGTTCGCCGACCGCAACAGGGCGGGCACGTACGGCATGATGCTGGCGCTCGCCGCCGCCATGTTCGGCATGTTCTTCTTCCTGACCCTGTTCGTCCAGAACGTGCTGGGCTTCGGGCCCCTGCGCGCCGGTCTGGCCTTCCTCCCGGTCAGCGTGGTCATCACCATCGGCGCGGGCCTGGCCTCCCAGCTGCTGCCGAGGTACGGTCCGAAACCCTTCATGGTGACCGGCGCCGTACTGGCCGCCGCGGGACTGGCGTGGCTGACGCTGACCGACATCAACTCCACCTACGCGGGCAGCATCCTGGGGCCGATGCTGGTCTTCAGCCTCGGGATGGGCATGCAGTTCGTCTCGCTGACGCTGATGGCGCTCTCCAACGTGCCGGTGCACGAGTCCGGCGCGGCGTCCGGCCTGTTGAACGCCACTCAGCAGGTGGGCGGTTCGCTGGGTCTGTCGATCCTGGTCACGGTCTTCGGCACGGCGAGCACGAACGAGGCGAAGGATCTGATCCCGCGGTTCATGGCGGAGGCGACCCCGGCGGAGCGGCTCGCCTTCCAGCGCACCGGTGAACTGCCGTCGCCCTGGGCGGACCAGGTGCTGACCTCGGGTGTGTCCGCGGCGTTCATCATGGCGGCGATCTTCGCGGTGCTGGCGGCCCTGATCGCGCTGCTGGTCATCCAGGTCCGCCCGTCCGACCTCGAACGGCTCAAGGGCGGTGTCACGCCCGGTCCGGGCGCCTGA
- a CDS encoding Rrf2 family transcriptional regulator, translating into MSGGVEWALHCCVVLTSVEEPVPATRLAELHDVSASYLAKQLQALSRAGLVRSVQGKAGGYVLTREPASITVLDVVEAVDGPGQAFTCTEIRQRGPLATPAESCTVPCAIARAMAGADAAWRAALRAVSIADLVQGVGSDYGPGALAGIREWLTASDA; encoded by the coding sequence ATGTCCGGCGGAGTCGAGTGGGCCCTGCATTGCTGCGTCGTGCTCACCTCCGTCGAGGAGCCCGTCCCCGCGACCCGGCTGGCGGAGCTGCACGACGTCTCGGCGAGCTATCTGGCCAAGCAGTTGCAAGCCCTGTCCCGCGCCGGGCTCGTGCGTTCGGTGCAGGGCAAGGCGGGCGGCTACGTACTCACCCGGGAACCCGCGTCGATCACCGTGCTCGACGTGGTCGAGGCGGTCGACGGTCCCGGCCAGGCCTTCACGTGCACCGAGATCCGCCAGAGGGGTCCGCTGGCCACCCCGGCCGAGTCGTGCACCGTGCCCTGCGCGATCGCCCGCGCGATGGCCGGGGCGGACGCGGCATGGCGAGCGGCGTTGCGCGCCGTCTCGATCGCCGATCTCGTCCAGGGCGTCGGCTCCGACTACGGCCCGGGCGCGCTGGCGGGGATCAGGGAGTGGTTGACCGCGTCGGACGCGTGA
- a CDS encoding RidA family protein, translating into MTLSRHNPAELSPPTGFSHAVTAIGSRLVFLAGQTALDTDGKVVGDTLPAQFETALSNLLTALAAAGGTPHDLARVTVYATDVADYRLHAHELGRVWRRLAGRDYPAMAVIGVVRLWDEQCLVEVDGVAVLP; encoded by the coding sequence ATGACCCTGTCCCGCCACAACCCGGCCGAGCTCTCCCCGCCCACCGGCTTCTCCCACGCCGTCACCGCCATCGGCAGCCGCCTGGTCTTCCTGGCCGGCCAGACCGCGCTGGACACGGACGGCAAGGTCGTCGGCGACACGCTCCCCGCGCAGTTCGAGACCGCCCTGTCCAACCTCCTCACCGCGCTCGCCGCCGCCGGAGGCACCCCGCACGACCTCGCCCGGGTCACCGTCTATGCGACCGACGTCGCCGACTACCGGCTCCACGCCCACGAACTGGGCCGCGTCTGGCGGCGCCTGGCGGGCCGCGACTACCCGGCCATGGCCGTCATCGGGGTCGTACGGCTGTGGGACGAGCAGTGCCTGGTCGAGGTGGACGGGGTGGCGGTGCTGCCCTGA
- a CDS encoding alpha/beta hydrolase: protein MPRIELNTGKDATVELHYEDFGNGRPVVLVHGWPLSGRSWEKQIAPLVDSGYRVITYDRRGFGQSSQPWDGYEYDTLADDLGALLVHLDLADVTLVGFSMGGGEVVRYLSIYGNGRVRQAVLAAAVPPYLYRSANNPDGGLDDATISRFEVGVLDDRPAFVEGFVTDFFRVGERTDLVSAAQHAYNVQIATLASPKGTLDCIAAFARTDFRDEIAAMNVPTLVIHGDSDAIVPFEVSGRRTHESLADSSLVLIEGAPHGLNVTHADRFNQALLEFLAR, encoded by the coding sequence ATGCCGAGGATCGAACTGAACACCGGGAAAGACGCCACCGTCGAACTCCACTACGAGGACTTCGGAAACGGGAGACCGGTCGTGCTCGTCCACGGCTGGCCGCTGAGCGGGCGCTCCTGGGAGAAGCAGATCGCACCGCTGGTGGACTCCGGATATCGCGTCATCACCTACGACCGCCGCGGATTCGGGCAGTCGTCGCAGCCGTGGGACGGCTATGAGTACGACACCCTCGCGGACGACCTCGGCGCGCTGCTCGTCCACCTCGACCTCGCCGACGTGACACTGGTCGGCTTCTCCATGGGCGGCGGGGAGGTCGTCCGCTACCTCAGCATCTACGGGAACGGCCGGGTCAGGCAGGCCGTCCTGGCCGCCGCTGTACCGCCGTACCTCTACCGGTCCGCGAACAACCCCGACGGAGGCCTCGACGACGCCACGATCAGCCGCTTCGAGGTGGGTGTCCTCGATGACCGGCCGGCCTTCGTGGAGGGGTTCGTCACCGACTTCTTCCGGGTCGGCGAGCGCACCGATCTGGTGAGTGCGGCGCAGCACGCCTATAACGTCCAAATCGCCACGCTCGCGTCCCCCAAAGGCACGCTCGACTGCATCGCGGCGTTCGCGCGCACCGACTTCCGCGACGAGATCGCCGCGATGAACGTGCCTACCCTGGTCATCCACGGCGACTCGGATGCCATCGTCCCGTTCGAGGTCAGCGGCAGGCGGACGCACGAGAGCCTCGCCGACAGCAGCCTGGTCCTGATCGAGGGCGCGCCCCACGGGCTGAACGTGACGCACGCGGACCGGTTCAACCAGGCGCTCCTGGAATTCCTCGCACGCTGA
- a CDS encoding alpha/beta hydrolase has product MTEFVLVAGAWLGSSAWDEVVPRLRAAGHGAHAVTLSGLAERRGEPVGRQTHVQDVVDEVERRGLRDVVLVGHSYSGIPVGQAAERIGDRLARVVFVDSEVPTDGASFADGWWQGRADMEATLAENDGFWPPLTAADCAGQGLTDQQIGLLVAGATPHPGATLTDPAALARPLGELPATYVKCLLDGPEPNATVAGLLASEHWSLVEMDTGHWPMFSRPHELAEILHRTADGS; this is encoded by the coding sequence ATGACGGAATTCGTACTCGTGGCGGGCGCGTGGCTGGGATCTTCGGCGTGGGACGAGGTGGTGCCGCGGCTGCGGGCGGCCGGGCACGGCGCCCATGCCGTGACGCTGTCGGGCCTCGCCGAGAGGCGGGGCGAGCCGGTGGGGCGGCAGACCCACGTCCAGGATGTCGTCGACGAGGTCGAGCGGCGTGGCCTGCGGGACGTCGTCCTCGTGGGTCACAGTTACTCGGGCATCCCGGTCGGGCAGGCCGCGGAGCGCATCGGCGACCGGCTGGCCCGGGTCGTCTTCGTCGACTCGGAGGTCCCGACCGACGGCGCGTCCTTCGCGGACGGCTGGTGGCAGGGCCGGGCCGACATGGAAGCCACGCTCGCGGAGAACGACGGCTTCTGGCCACCCCTGACGGCGGCCGACTGCGCCGGGCAGGGTCTCACCGACCAGCAGATCGGCCTCCTCGTGGCGGGCGCGACGCCGCACCCGGGCGCCACGCTGACCGATCCGGCCGCGCTGGCACGCCCGCTCGGCGAGCTCCCGGCGACGTACGTCAAGTGCCTGCTCGACGGCCCGGAGCCGAACGCGACGGTGGCCGGGCTCCTGGCCTCCGAACACTGGAGCCTGGTCGAGATGGACACCGGTCACTGGCCCATGTTCTCCCGGCCGCACGAGCTGGCGGAGATCCTGCACCGGACGGCCGACGGGTCCTGA